The genomic region ACTCACCGACGACTTGAACCGCTACCTGCAACGGATTAAACACCCCTTCGGCACGGTCAATCGCATCCTCAAACTCGAAGTGACCGCGCGATCGCCCTCCGGTCGCATTCTCACCCTAACCGTCCAAACCGATAAGGGCGCGATCGAATTGCAAAAAACCGAAGCGCGCAGTGCCTTCGAGCCGCCTCGTAGCACCCTTTTCTACCTCGATCCCATCATCGGTGCCGATCGAACTCTCAAAGGCTACCGCTTTATTGGCGGTGGTTTTGGACACGGCGTTGGTATGAGCCAGTACGGTTCTTATAACCTCGCAAACTTGGGTTGGACTTCTCGGAAAATTCTCGCTTTCTACTATCCCGAAACTCAACTCGAACCCTTGAGCGAATCAATTATTTTCTATCGCTCAGATGGGGAAAGAACGAAGGAATGAGCGGAAATGGATTATAGATTAAAATCGAAAAGAATGGAGTAGGTCAACACCGTTACCTCACTCTTCTAGATCGATCTCCCCAGCAGGCAAATCTGCAATTGTTGGAGAAGGGAATTGTGTAACACTAGAAACAAGCACGAGCCAACTTACGGCGCAATTTTCGATCGTACACGTTAATTAGGATAAACAGCGTCATGGGATTATTTGACCGCCTGAGCCGACTAGTTCGAGCCAATCTCAATGATATGGTCAGTAAAGCCGAGGATCCAGAAAAGGTTCTCGAGCAAGCCGTCATTGATATGCAGGAAAACCTCGTGCAACTGCGCCAAGCAGTTGCAAGAACGATTGCCGAACAAAAACGGACAGAGAAGCAATACCTGCAAAATCACGACGAAACCAATAAATGGAATCAACGCGCTCAATTAGCACTCAGTAAAGGAGATGAGAGTTTAGCGCGCGAAGCACTTCAGCGTAAAAAATCCTACGCCGATACAGCGACGATGCTCAAGGGTCAACTCGACCAGCAAACCGGTCAGGTTGGTACGCTCAAAAAACAGCTTATCGCTTTGGAGAGCAAAATTTCCGAAGCAAAAACCAAGAAAAATATGCTCAAGGCAAGAGCGCAAGCCGCGAAAGCCAACCAACAATTACAAGAAACTGTTGGTAATATGAGTACGAGCAGCGCGATGGCCGCCTTCGAACGCATGGAAGAGAAGGTGATGGCAATTGAAGCCGAGTCTCAAGCAGCACACGAACTGACCGGAAGCGGTTTAGAAGAACAGTTTGCCGCTCTTGAATCTGGAAGCGATGTGGATGCAGAGTTAGAAGCGATGAAACAACAGATGTTAGGTGGTGCTTCTCCCACCCAGGAAGCATTACCTTCTGCAACCTCTTCCCCTGAATCAGATGTCCCTGTAGATGCAGAACTCGAAGAACTGCGGGAACAGCTAAAAAAAACCTAATGCAATCTCAAGTAGACGAATTATGAGTTCAGAATTCAGGATTTTGAACTCATAATTCAGGGCTTTGGGGTCAATATAAAATTTAAATCATGCAACGCACCCTTCTTCTTGCCAAAATTCACAACTGTACCCTGACCGATGCAAACTTAGAGTACTTGGGGAGTATTAGCATCGATCGCGCGCTGCTTGATGCTGCGGGAATTTTGGCTTACGAACAGGTTCAGGTGGTGAATAAAACTAATGGCAATCGCCTGATGACCTATGCAATTGAAG from Lusitaniella coriacea LEGE 07157 harbors:
- a CDS encoding PspA/IM30 family protein, with product MGLFDRLSRLVRANLNDMVSKAEDPEKVLEQAVIDMQENLVQLRQAVARTIAEQKRTEKQYLQNHDETNKWNQRAQLALSKGDESLAREALQRKKSYADTATMLKGQLDQQTGQVGTLKKQLIALESKISEAKTKKNMLKARAQAAKANQQLQETVGNMSTSSAMAAFERMEEKVMAIEAESQAAHELTGSGLEEQFAALESGSDVDAELEAMKQQMLGGASPTQEALPSATSSPESDVPVDAELEELREQLKKT